Part of the Arthrobacter sp. MMS18-M83 genome is shown below.
TCCCGTACTTTGCTCATGGAGGCTGAAGTCCGGGCCTTGCGCGCGCAGATCAGCCCCCACTTCATCTACAACTCACTCAACGCCATCGCCTCGTTCATCAACACCGACCCCGCGAGGGCCAGGGAGCTGGTGGTGGAGTTCGCGGACTTCACGCGGTACTCCTTCCGGCGCCACGGCGATTTCACCACCCTGGCCGAGGAACTTCGGAGCATCGACCGCTACCTGCTGTTGGAAAGGGCGCGCTTCGGAGACCGGGTTCAGGTGAGCCTCAGGATCGCGCCGGAAGTCCTGAGCACGGTGATTCCCTTCCTGAGCCTGCAGCCGCTGGTCGAAAACGCGGTGCGCCACGGGCTTGAAGCGAAGGAAGGACCGGGTCACATCACCATCTGTGCCAACGATTCCGGAGCCTTCGCCGAAGTCACTATCGAGGACGACGGTGTGGGCATCGATCCGGAACACCTGCGCTCCGTGCTGGCGGGCCACGCCGACGGCGACCACGTTGGACTGCGAAACGTCGATTCCCGCCTTCGGCAGGTCTATGGCGACGAACACGGCCTGGTCATCGAGACCGCGCCGGGCGAAGGTACGTTGATCACCATGCGAGTGCCGAAGTCCCAGCCGAGCCATGATGCCTGAGGCTAATCTATAACCATGATCAACGTACTCGTCGCCGACGACGAGCTCCCCGCCGTTGAAGAGCTCGCCTTCCTGCTGGGAAAGGACGAGCGCATCGGTACCGTCCACCGGGCGGCATCGGGCGCGGAAGCCCTCCGCGCGCTCGAAACAGAATCGGTCGATGCCGTCTTCCTGGACATCCATATGCCAGCGGTTTCCGGCCTGGACATCGCCCGCGCCATCTCGCACAGCGCCCGCCCTCCCGCCGTCGTCTTCGTCACTGCCGACGAAGACTGTGCGCT
Proteins encoded:
- a CDS encoding sensor histidine kinase → MPDSPLVTAAAIAVIVLAVAVVVGVGLKVVRSFRELGTDAERATYQTLHAASRAGQHLSTGLHAAGAAKASKQLRSLLGCDALAITDTESVLAWDGSAEELKAVLMELAAGVLSDARTVVVSASRELNAVIAPIRAGNRVVGAVAAFAPQAGAGLVRATSELADWVAVQVELAELDASRTLLMEAEVRALRAQISPHFIYNSLNAIASFINTDPARARELVVEFADFTRYSFRRHGDFTTLAEELRSIDRYLLLERARFGDRVQVSLRIAPEVLSTVIPFLSLQPLVENAVRHGLEAKEGPGHITICANDSGAFAEVTIEDDGVGIDPEHLRSVLAGHADGDHVGLRNVDSRLRQVYGDEHGLVIETAPGEGTLITMRVPKSQPSHDA